From Amphiura filiformis unplaced genomic scaffold, Afil_fr2py scaffold_84, whole genome shotgun sequence, one genomic window encodes:
- the LOC140144826 gene encoding beta-1,4-galactosyltransferase 6-like, giving the protein MLKRQKLEFGFYVTEQANDLYFNRAMLMNVGFLEALNFSKWDCFIFHDVDHVPLSDYNYYGCSGMPRHFLSGADRWNYKILYADFFGAVTGLTRSQVFQINGFPNVYWGWGGEDDEILMRVKEAKLDITRVKGPRGYYNCIEHHHHSAPKNKERFHLLQTFRQRLKIDGLNNLRYSKPKTMLNILYTNISVDIQQLTDGVSTISN; this is encoded by the exons ATGTTAAAACGTCAAAAGCTCGAGTTTGGATTCTATGTGACTGAACAG GCAAACGATCTCTACTTCAACCGAGCTATGCTTATGAACGTAGGCTTTCTAGAGGCGTTGAATTTCTCCAAATGGGACTGTTTTATTTTTCATGACGTGGATCATGTCCCTCTTAGTGATTACAACTACTATGGCTGTAGCGGTATGCCAAGACATTTCTTGAGTGGAGCAGATCGGTGGAATTATAA AATATTGTATGCAGATTTTTTTGGTGCCGTGACAGGATTAACACGGAGTCAAGTATTCCAGATTAATGGTTTTCCTAATGTCTACTGGGGCTGGGGTGGCGAGGACGACGAGATTCTTATGCGTGTTAAAGAAGCGAAACTAGACATCACACGGGTTAAAGGTCCTAGAGGATACTATAATTGTATTGAACATCATCATCATAGTGCTCCAAAGAATAAAGAACG GTTTCACCTTTTACAGACTTTTAGGCAACGATTGAAAATAGACGGCTTGAATAATTTGCGGTACAGTAAACCCAAAACTATGCTCAACATTCTCTACACAAACATTTCCGTTGATATCCAACAACTCACGGATGGCGTCTCGACTATTTCTAATTAA
- the LOC140144818 gene encoding beta-1,4-galactosyltransferase 6-like, whose translation MFNLSYHQFCSSEAGLVLTKKATERIFQVSWNMTLIPFPDIFIGTIAQYYNWTVLDRVGFMGDIELKSDVCTLSHVITFRPRVIGKNNTINAICATHPKDMVKKTEWFNATSACPEFDIPGLIRERKLNLSEVSLDKVEQILFGDRLKDAKRLAEKTTHLINNNRVSSNKTFVPCNYLTSSDQCGNKYYKKVLESSGMVINNYVYTPGGIWTPKECFPRWKVAIVFPYRDRAFHLPIIIRELTTMLQHQKLEFGFYVAEQANDLNFNRAMLMNVGFLEALNFSKWDCFIFHDVDHVPLSDYNYYGCSGMPRHFLSGADRWNYTILYSTLFGGMTGLTRSQVFQINGFPNVYWGWGGEDDEIRKRVKEAKLDITRAKGPTGYYNCIKHHHHSAPHMPERVHLLKHFKKRLHIDGLNNLQYRKPTITLSVLYTNISVDIQKLKVDVRP comes from the exons ATGTTCAATCTGTCATATCATCAATTTTGTTCGTCGGAAGCTGGGCTTGTGCTTACAAAGAAAGCCACTGAAAGAATATTCCAAGTTTCTTGGAATATGACACTGATTCCTTTTCCGGATATCTTCATTGGTACTATTGCACAGTATTACAATTGGACAGTATTAGATAGAGTTGGTTTCATGGGCGATATTGAACTCAAGAGTGACGTTTGCACTTTATCACACGTAATCACCTTTCGACCTAGAGTGATTGGTAAAAATAATACGATCAATGCTATTTGTGCCACGCATCCTAAAG ATATGGTAAAAAAGACTGAATGGTTTAATGCCACGTCAGCTTGTCCTGAATTCGACATTCCAGGTCTAA TTCGCGAAAGAAAGTTAAATTTAAGCGAGGTATCCTTggacaaagttgaacaaatattATTTGGAGACAGACTCAAGGATGCTAAGCGACTGGCAGAAAAGACTACCCATCTCATCAACAATAATCGTGTCTCTTCGAACAAGACTTTTGTGCCATGTAACTATCTTACGAGTAGTGACCAATGCGGGAACAAATATTACAAGAAAGTGTTAGAATCTAGTGGAATGGTGATAAACAATTATGTGTATACCCCTGGTGGGATTTGGACACCAAAGGAGTGTTTTCCGAGATGGAAG GTGGCCATCGTGTTTCCATACAGAGACCGTGCATTTCATCTACCAATCATTATCCGAGAGTTGACAACCATGTTACAACATCAGAAGCTCGAGTTTGGATTTTATGTTGCCGAACAG GCAAACGATCTTAACTTCAACCGAGCTATGCTAATGAACGTAGGTTTTCTGGAGGCACTGAATTTCTCCAAATGGGACTGTTTTATTTTTCATGACGTGGATCATGTCCCTCTCAGTGATTACAACTACTATGGCTGTAGCGGTATGCCTAGGCATTTCTTGAGCGGTGCGGATCGCTGGAATTATAC TATTTTGTATTCAACTTTATTTGGTGGTATGACAGGATTAACACGGAGTCAAGTATTCCAGATAAATGGTTTTCCTAATGTTTACTGGGGCTGGGGCGGTGAAGACGATGAGATTCGTAAGCGCGTTAAAGAAGCTAAACTAGACATCACACGGGCTAAAGGACCAACAGGATACTATAATTGTATtaaacatcatcatcatagtGCTCCGCACATGCCAGAACG GGTTCACCtgttgaaacattttaaaaaacgaCTCCATATTGACGGTTTGAATAATCTTCAGTACCGGAAACCAACAATTACACTCAGCGTTCTCTACACAAACATTTCAGTTGATATTCAAAAACTCAAAGTTGACGTTCGTccgtaa